In Bombus terrestris chromosome 6, iyBomTerr1.2, whole genome shotgun sequence, a single window of DNA contains:
- the LOC100643145 gene encoding A disintegrin and metalloproteinase with thrombospondin motifs 10 isoform X4, giving the protein MLRGDDGEFWLEPVAVSPEEEQVRLEVRLEDAGAEGRTTAGLYRNSMLGRPHLVFRRSVEQPQLEIGAAGRTRRRRKKKRKLERNCGTREPRRLTETRLEWQTQPGLVQVQGRGRRKHHQTKRWQRAKRSISRPRHVEALVVADTTMMAFHQDGDVETYLLTIMNMVSSLYLDPTIGNFINVVVVRIILVEEDDAEVRANYAGDQGLDITVNADRTLYNFCKWQQKLNPADDSHPNHHDVAILVTREDICSRANTPCSTLGVAHVAGMCQPDRSCSVNEDNGITLAHTITHELGHNFGMYHDTEKIGCSKRDGDTLHVMTPTFEVDTIGVAWSRCSRRDITNFLDQGKGECLEDEPADNDYSYPELPPGAMYNAEHQCRLQFGVREASVCSPLQEICSKLWCIVDGTCTTMLHPAAPGTHCGKHMWCQNQECVPIVDKPRQIDGGWGEWGSWSECSRTCGAGVSIVERKCDHPEPAHGGKFCIGERRRYKICNTDPCPEETASFRAVQCSHYDGKEYKGKNYTWLPYFDQTEPCELYCTDTEESVIVPWGEAALDGTPCNVGTRDMCIAGICRKVGCDWTVDSDATEDRCGICHGDGTQCETTGGIYDKNDGPGYKEVVVVPNGSRNIKIEEIGNSKNYIGIGVPNSDRYFLNGKRQITLAGEYQVAGTPALYERDRDREKVRIPGPIKEDIAVYLISRGHYRNFGLRYEYTVPKKEPDRAPEYSWVFSDWSLCTATCGGGTQTSKALCNEKKSGVVEDHFCEGIEKPESILRECNLNPCPARWWIGPWQMCPVSCGEGALRKRSVMCVSSGVGPDRSDLALPDRDCNRDVRPEEVSPCLNLPPCSSTEPPLIVYADNKDASFYNVSSNDQNGITIVDSLTTEEPEILEFDNVVDENPDNSMYNTKSKWIVSKWSHCTNGKRTRKVTCSMQGDCNPENKPATIELCQGGRWITGKWESCNASCLVRVGVKRREVECRDRITELLSDDCNPERKPIDTRRCYHRRQCANDKSECKDTIVPASMCASYRRMCDVSLIVQDKCCATCFKKRRHNRRDRRHIPDH; this is encoded by the exons ATGCTGCGTGGCGATGACGGCGAGTTCTGGTTGGAACCAGTCGCTGTGTCCCCGGAAGAAGAACAAGTTCGGCTGGAGGTTCGGCTGGAAGACGCCGGCGCCGAGGGCCGTACCACTGCCGGACTCTACCGGAACTCGATGCTCGGCAGGCCGCATCTCGTGTTTCGTAGGTCCGTGGAGCAGCCGCAGCTCGAAATCGGCGCCGCCGGCCGCACCAGACGCcgacgaaaaaagaagagaaaactcGAGAGAAACTGTGGCACTCGCG AGCCGAGGCGGCTGACGGAAACACGGCTCGAATGGCAAACGCAACCAGGACTGGTACAGGTTCAAGGACGAGGCCGAAGAAAACATCATCAGACGAAACGATGGCAACGTGCCAAGAGATCGATCAGCCGACCGCGTCACGTCGAGGCTCTCGTTGTCGCTGACACGACGATGATGGCTTTTCATCAGGACGGCGACGTTGAGACGTATCTGCTGACCATCATGAACATGGTGTCCTCCCTCTACCTCGATCCTACCATAGGGAATTTCATTAACGTCGTCGTGGTCAGGATTATCCTTGTCGAGGAGGACGACGCGGAAGTACGTGCGAATTACGCCGGTGAT CAAGGACTGGACATCACGGTGAACGCGGACAGGACGCTGTACAATTTCTGCAAATGGCAACAGAAACTGAATCCGGCGGACGACTCGCATCCGAATCACCACGATGTGGCGATTCTGGTGACGAGGGAGGACATCTGCTCGAGAGCGAACACGCCGTGTAGTACTCTGGGAGTGGCTCACGTAGCCGGCATGTGCCAGCCGGACCGCAGCTGCAGCGTCAACGAAGACAATGGAATCACGCTCGCGCACACCATCACCCACGAATTGGGACACAA CTTTGGCATGTACCACGATACGGAAAAAATCGGCTGCAGCAAGCGAGACGGTGACACCCTGCACGTGATGACGCCGACTTTCGAGGTGGATACCATTGGCGTCGCCTGGTCCAGATGCTCTAGAAGAGACATTACCAATTTTTTGGa TCAAGGGAAAGGCGAATGTTTAGAAGACGAACCGGCAGACAATGATTACTCGTATCCAGAGTTACCGCCTGGCGCGATGTATAACGCGGAGCACCAATGCAGGCTTCAGTTCGGCGTCAGGGAAGCTTCCGTTTGCTCCCCCTTGCAGGAG ATCTGTTCTAAATTATGGTGCATCGTCGATGGCACTTGCACCACCATGCTTCATCCGGCCGCCCCGGGGACACACTGTGGCAAACACATG TGGTGTCAGAACCAGGAATGCGTGCCAATTGTGGACAAACCGCGTCAAATCGACGGCGGATGGGGCGAGTGGGGCTCTTGGAGCGAGTGTTCGAGAACCTGTGGTGCGGGCGTTTCGATCGTCGAGCGGAAATGCGACCATCCGGAACCAGCGCACGGTGGTAAATTCTGCATCGGGGAAAGACGTCGATATAAAATCTGTAATACCGATCCGTGCCCGGAAGAAACGGCCAGTTTCAGAGCAGTTCAGTGCAGTCATTACGACGGCAAAGAATACAAAGGGAAGAATTACACTTGGCTGCCATATTTCGATCAGA CGGAACCCTGCGAGCTATATTGCACCGACACAGAGGAAAGCGTGATCGTTCCATGGGGTGAAGCCGCTCTCGATGGCACACCCTGTAACGTTGGTACCAGAGACATGTGCATTGCTGGAATCTGTCGA AAAGTTGGCTGTGATTGGACGGTCGATTCAGATGCCACGGAAGATCGTTGTGGAATCTGCCATGGCGATGGAACTCAATGCGAAACAACAGGCGGAATttacgacaaaaacgacggtcCAGGATACAAGGAAGTCGTGGTTGTCcccaatggatcgagaaatataaaaatcgagGAAATTGGAAACAGCAAAAATTATATTGGAATAGGTGTGCCAAATTCCGACAGATATTTCCTTAATGGAAAACG GCAGATCACTTTAGCAGGGGAATACCAAGTGGCCGGAACTCCAGCTCTGTACGAGCGCGATCGCGACAGAGAAAAGGTCAGAATTCCTGGCCCGATCAAAGAGGACATCGCAGTCTAT TTGATTTCCAGAGGACATTATCGGAATTTCGGGCTGCGATACGAGTACACAGTGCCGAAAAAGGAGCCTGATCGGGCACCGGAATACTCCTGGGTATTTTCCGATTGGTCACTGTGCACGGCCACTTGCGGCGGTGGCACGCAAACCTCCAAAGCACTCTGCAACGAGAAGAAGAGCGGGGTCGTCGAGGACCACTTTTGCGAGGGCATCGAAAAGCCGGAATCGATTTTGCGAGAATGCAATCTGAATCCATGCCCAGCCAG ATGGTGGATCGGTCCATGGCAAATGTGCCCGGTATCATGCGGAGAGGGTGCTCTTCGAAAACGATCGGTGATGTGTGTCTCTTCGGGAGTGGGTCCCGACAGATCGGATTTGGCACTGCCCGATCGAGACTGTAATCGGGACGTGAGACCCGAGGAGGTCAGCCCGTGTCTAAACTTACCCCCTTGCAGCTCGACCGAACCACCATTGATCGTCTACGCGGACAACAAGGATGCCTCTTTCTACAACGTGAGCTCGAACGATCAAAATGGAATCACGATCGTTGATAGTCTCACTACCGAGGAGCCAGAGATCCTCGAATTCGACAATGTGGTTGATGAAAATCCAGATAATTCCATGTATAATACCAAGTCAAAGTGGATCGTCTCGAAATGGAGTCATTGTACGAATGGTAAGAGAACTAGGAAGGTGACCTGCTCGATGCAAGGAGACTGTAATCCAGAAAACAAGCCGGCCACCATCGAACTTTGCCAAGGTGGCAGATGGATCACCG GAAAATGGGAATCCTGCAACGCTAGCTGCCTCGTGAGAGTCGGCGTTAAGCGAAGGGAAGTCGAGTGTCGTGATCGTATAACAGAATTACTGTCCGACGATTGCAACCCCGAGAGAAAGCCGATCGATACGAGGCGTTGTTATCATAGGCGGCAATGCGCGAACGATAAATCTG AGTGTAAGGATACTATTGTACCAGCCTCAATGTGCGCGTCATATAGGCGCATGTGCGATGTGTCATTGATCGTGCAGGATAAATGCTGTGCCACATGTTTCAAAAAACGAAGACACAATCGTCGCGACAGAAGACACATTCCCGATCATTGA